In one Salvelinus fontinalis isolate EN_2023a chromosome 16, ASM2944872v1, whole genome shotgun sequence genomic region, the following are encoded:
- the LOC129812636 gene encoding lysine-specific histone demethylase 1A isoform X4 encodes MLSSKKSDAGSSSSAASTSLAPGGAERSLEAQAPAQVGAPPLAPGAVEIKKKERASPSGEPGGPPQPHLPGPRGVDLDTAEGRRTSRRKRSKVEYREMDESLANLSEDEYYSEEERNAKAEKERKQVIPPPAPPIEEEVDSEPEEPSGVEGAAFQSRLPHDRMTSQEAACFPDIISGPQHTQKVFLYIRNRTLQLWLDNPKIQLTFEATTQQLEAPYNSDTVLVHRIHSYLERHGLINFGIYKRVKPLPTKKTGKVIIIGGGVSGLAAARQLQSFGMDVTVLEARDRVGGRVATFRKGNYVADLGAMVVTGLGGNPMAVVSKQVNMELAKIKQKCPLYEANGQAGERCTSVPKEKDEMVEQEFNRLLEATSYLSHQLDFNFLNNKPVSLGQALEVVIQLQEKHVKDEQIEHWKKIVKTQEDLKELLNKMVGTKERVKELHQQHKEASEVKPPRDITAEFLVKSKHRDLTALCKEYDELVESQVKVEEKLQELEANPPSDVYLSSRDRQILDWHFANLEFANATPLSTLSLKHWDQDDDFEFTGSHLTVRNGYSCVPVALAEGLDIKLNTAVRQVRYTASGCEVIAVNTRSTTQTFIYKCDAVLCTLPLGVMKQQPPAVQFVPPLPEWKTSAIQRMGFGNLNKVVLCFDRVFWDPSVNLFGHVGSTTASRGELFLFWNLYKAPVLLALMAGEAAGIMENISDDVIVGRCLAILKGIFGSSAVPQPKETVVTRWRADPWARGSYSYVAAGSSGNDYDLMAQPITPGPAIPGASQPVPRLFFAGEHTIRNYPATVHGALLSGLREAGRIADQFLGAMYTLPRQATPTAALQPSPGV; translated from the exons ATGCTGTCGAGTAAGAAGTCAGACGCAGGTTCATCTTCCTCTGCCGCTTCCACCTCCTTGGCGCCAGGGGGAGCTGAGCGGTCCCTTGAGGCCCAGGCCCCGGCCCAGGTGGGGGCCCCTCCCTTGGCCCCAGGCGCCGTGGAGATCAAAAAGAAGGAGCGGGCCTCTCCTAGTGGGGAACCTGGTGGGCCCCCGCAGCCCCACCTCCCTGGCCCCCGGGGGGTGGACCTGGACACGGCCGAGGGTCGCAGGACAAGCCGCCGCAAGCGATCAAAA GTGGAGTACCGCGAGATGGACGAGAGCCTGGCCAATCTGTCTGAGGACGAATACTACTCTGAGGAGGAGCGCAATGCCAAGGCGGAGAAGGAGCGCAAGCAGGTGATCCCGCCACCGGCGCCGCCCATTGAGGAGGAGGTGGACAGCGAGCCTGAGGAGCCCTCTG GCGTGGAGGGAGCTGCGTTCCAGAGCCGGCTGCCCCATGATCGCATGACCTCCCAGGAGGCCGCCTGCTTCCCGGACATCATCAGCGGGCCCCAGCATACGCAGAAAGTGTTCCTGTACATCCGCAACCGCACA CTCCAACTTTGGCTTGATAACCCGAAAATCCAGCTAACCTTCgaagccacaacacaacaactTGAAGCGCCGTACAACAGTGATACTGTGCTAGTGCACAGGATACACAGTTACCTGGAGAGACACGGCCTCATCAACTTTGGCATCTACAAGAGAGTCAAGCCTTTACCAA CAAAGAAGACGGGCAAGGTGATCATCATCGGAGGGGGTGTGTCTGGGCTGGCGGCCGCGCGGCAGTTGCAGAGTTTTGGCATGGATGTGACAGTACTGGAGGCCAGG GACCGTGTTGGGGGGAGAGTGGCCACGTTCCGGAAGGGCAACTATGTTGCTGATCTGGGGGCCATGGTGGTGACCGGACTGG GAGGGAATCCCATGGCGGTGGTCAGCAAGCAGGTTAACATGGAGCTAGCCAAGATCAAACAGAAGTGTCCTCTGTACGAAGCCAACGGTCAAGCT GGTGAACGATGCACAAGT GTACCCAAGGAGAAGGATGAGATGGTGGAGCAGGAGTTCAACCGTCTGCTGGAGGCCACCTCCTACCTCAGCCACCAGCTGGACTTCAACTTCCTCAACAACAAGCCTGTGTCCTTGGGACAGGCCCTGGAGGTGGTCATTCA GTTGCAGGAGAAACATGTGAAAGATGAGCAGATAGAGCACTGGAAGAAGATAGTCAAGACCCAAGAGGATCTCAAGGAGCTGTTGAACAAG aTGGTGGGTACCAAGGAGAGGGTCAAGGAGCTTCATCAGCAGCACAAGGAGGCCAGTGAGGTCAAGCCCCCCAGAGACATCACTGCCGAGTTCCTGGTCAAGAGCAAGCACCGCGACCTCACTGCACTCTGCAAG GAGTATGATGAGTTGGTGGAGTCGCAGGTCAAAGTGGAGGAGAAGCTACAGGAACTGGAGGCCAACCCACCCAG TGACGTGTACTTGTCGTCCCGGGACAGGCAGATACTTGACTGGCACTTTGCCAACTTGGAATTTGCCAATGCCAcgcccctctctactctctcactcAAGCACTGGGACCAG GATGACGACTTTGAGTTCACAGGCAGCCACCTGACAGTGAGGAATGGCTACTCCTGTGTCCCCGTGGCTCTGGCCGAGGGCCTGGACATCAAACTGAACACGGCGGTGCGACAGGTCCGATACACCGCCTCTG GCTGTGAGGTGATTGCGGTGAACACACGCTCCACCACTCAGACGTTCATTTACAAGTGTGACGCGGTTCTGTGCACCCTGCCCCTGGGTGTCATGAAGCAACAGCCCCCCGCCGTACAGTTTGTTCCCCCCCTGCCCGAGTGGAAGACCTCTGCTATCCAGAGGATGGGCTTTGGCAACCTCAACAAG GTGGTGCTGTGCTTTGACCGTGTCTTCTGGGACCCTAGTGTGAACCTGTTTGGCCATGTGGGCAGCACTACAGCCAGCAGGGGAGAACTCTTCCTCTTCTGGAACCTCTACAAAG CCCCCGTACTGCTGGCACTGATGGCAGGAGAGGCGGCTGGCATCATGGAGAACATCAGTGACGATGTCATCGTCGGACGCTGCCTCGCCATCCTCAAAGGCATCTTTGGAAGCAGTGCAGTACCTCAG CCCAAGGAAACGGTGGTGACGCGTTGGCGTGCCGACCCCTGGGCGCGGGGCTCCTACTCGTACGTGGCGGCCGGTTCCTCTGGTAACGACTATGACCTCATGGCCCAGCCCATCACCCCTGGCCCCGCCATCCCCGGAGCGTCACAG CCTGTCCCTCGTCTGTTCTTTGCTGGGGAGCACACTATCCGGAATTACCCGGCCACGGTGCATGGTGCCCTGCTCAGCGGCCTGCGAGAGGCGGGACGCATCGCAGACCAGTTCCTGGGCGCCATGTACACCCTCCCCCGACAGGCCACGCCCACCGCCGCCCTTCAGCCCTCCCCCGGCGTCTAG
- the LOC129812636 gene encoding lysine-specific histone demethylase 1A isoform X1, which yields MLSSKKSDAGSSSSAASTSLAPGGAERSLEAQAPAQVGAPPLAPGAVEIKKKERASPSGEPGGPPQPHLPGPRGVDLDTAEGRRTSRRKRSKQVEYREMDESLANLSEDEYYSEEERNAKAEKERKQVIPPPAPPIEEEVDSEPEEPSGECVEGAAFQSRLPHDRMTSQEAACFPDIISGPQHTQKVFLYIRNRTLQLWLDNPKIQLTFEATTQQLEAPYNSDTVLVHRIHSYLERHGLINFGIYKRVKPLPTKKTGKVIIIGGGVSGLAAARQLQSFGMDVTVLEARDRVGGRVATFRKGNYVADLGAMVVTGLGGNPMAVVSKQVNMELAKIKQKCPLYEANGQAGERCTSVPKEKDEMVEQEFNRLLEATSYLSHQLDFNFLNNKPVSLGQALEVVIQLQEKHVKDEQIEHWKKIVKTQEDLKELLNKMVGTKERVKELHQQHKEASEVKPPRDITAEFLVKSKHRDLTALCKEYDELVESQVKVEEKLQELEANPPSDVYLSSRDRQILDWHFANLEFANATPLSTLSLKHWDQDDDFEFTGSHLTVRNGYSCVPVALAEGLDIKLNTAVRQVRYTASGCEVIAVNTRSTTQTFIYKCDAVLCTLPLGVMKQQPPAVQFVPPLPEWKTSAIQRMGFGNLNKVVLCFDRVFWDPSVNLFGHVGSTTASRGELFLFWNLYKAPVLLALMAGEAAGIMENISDDVIVGRCLAILKGIFGSSAVPQPKETVVTRWRADPWARGSYSYVAAGSSGNDYDLMAQPITPGPAIPGASQPVPRLFFAGEHTIRNYPATVHGALLSGLREAGRIADQFLGAMYTLPRQATPTAALQPSPGV from the exons ATGCTGTCGAGTAAGAAGTCAGACGCAGGTTCATCTTCCTCTGCCGCTTCCACCTCCTTGGCGCCAGGGGGAGCTGAGCGGTCCCTTGAGGCCCAGGCCCCGGCCCAGGTGGGGGCCCCTCCCTTGGCCCCAGGCGCCGTGGAGATCAAAAAGAAGGAGCGGGCCTCTCCTAGTGGGGAACCTGGTGGGCCCCCGCAGCCCCACCTCCCTGGCCCCCGGGGGGTGGACCTGGACACGGCCGAGGGTCGCAGGACAAGCCGCCGCAAGCGATCAAAA CAGGTGGAGTACCGCGAGATGGACGAGAGCCTGGCCAATCTGTCTGAGGACGAATACTACTCTGAGGAGGAGCGCAATGCCAAGGCGGAGAAGGAGCGCAAGCAGGTGATCCCGCCACCGGCGCCGCCCATTGAGGAGGAGGTGGACAGCGAGCCTGAGGAGCCCTCTGGTGAGT GCGTGGAGGGAGCTGCGTTCCAGAGCCGGCTGCCCCATGATCGCATGACCTCCCAGGAGGCCGCCTGCTTCCCGGACATCATCAGCGGGCCCCAGCATACGCAGAAAGTGTTCCTGTACATCCGCAACCGCACA CTCCAACTTTGGCTTGATAACCCGAAAATCCAGCTAACCTTCgaagccacaacacaacaactTGAAGCGCCGTACAACAGTGATACTGTGCTAGTGCACAGGATACACAGTTACCTGGAGAGACACGGCCTCATCAACTTTGGCATCTACAAGAGAGTCAAGCCTTTACCAA CAAAGAAGACGGGCAAGGTGATCATCATCGGAGGGGGTGTGTCTGGGCTGGCGGCCGCGCGGCAGTTGCAGAGTTTTGGCATGGATGTGACAGTACTGGAGGCCAGG GACCGTGTTGGGGGGAGAGTGGCCACGTTCCGGAAGGGCAACTATGTTGCTGATCTGGGGGCCATGGTGGTGACCGGACTGG GAGGGAATCCCATGGCGGTGGTCAGCAAGCAGGTTAACATGGAGCTAGCCAAGATCAAACAGAAGTGTCCTCTGTACGAAGCCAACGGTCAAGCT GGTGAACGATGCACAAGT GTACCCAAGGAGAAGGATGAGATGGTGGAGCAGGAGTTCAACCGTCTGCTGGAGGCCACCTCCTACCTCAGCCACCAGCTGGACTTCAACTTCCTCAACAACAAGCCTGTGTCCTTGGGACAGGCCCTGGAGGTGGTCATTCA GTTGCAGGAGAAACATGTGAAAGATGAGCAGATAGAGCACTGGAAGAAGATAGTCAAGACCCAAGAGGATCTCAAGGAGCTGTTGAACAAG aTGGTGGGTACCAAGGAGAGGGTCAAGGAGCTTCATCAGCAGCACAAGGAGGCCAGTGAGGTCAAGCCCCCCAGAGACATCACTGCCGAGTTCCTGGTCAAGAGCAAGCACCGCGACCTCACTGCACTCTGCAAG GAGTATGATGAGTTGGTGGAGTCGCAGGTCAAAGTGGAGGAGAAGCTACAGGAACTGGAGGCCAACCCACCCAG TGACGTGTACTTGTCGTCCCGGGACAGGCAGATACTTGACTGGCACTTTGCCAACTTGGAATTTGCCAATGCCAcgcccctctctactctctcactcAAGCACTGGGACCAG GATGACGACTTTGAGTTCACAGGCAGCCACCTGACAGTGAGGAATGGCTACTCCTGTGTCCCCGTGGCTCTGGCCGAGGGCCTGGACATCAAACTGAACACGGCGGTGCGACAGGTCCGATACACCGCCTCTG GCTGTGAGGTGATTGCGGTGAACACACGCTCCACCACTCAGACGTTCATTTACAAGTGTGACGCGGTTCTGTGCACCCTGCCCCTGGGTGTCATGAAGCAACAGCCCCCCGCCGTACAGTTTGTTCCCCCCCTGCCCGAGTGGAAGACCTCTGCTATCCAGAGGATGGGCTTTGGCAACCTCAACAAG GTGGTGCTGTGCTTTGACCGTGTCTTCTGGGACCCTAGTGTGAACCTGTTTGGCCATGTGGGCAGCACTACAGCCAGCAGGGGAGAACTCTTCCTCTTCTGGAACCTCTACAAAG CCCCCGTACTGCTGGCACTGATGGCAGGAGAGGCGGCTGGCATCATGGAGAACATCAGTGACGATGTCATCGTCGGACGCTGCCTCGCCATCCTCAAAGGCATCTTTGGAAGCAGTGCAGTACCTCAG CCCAAGGAAACGGTGGTGACGCGTTGGCGTGCCGACCCCTGGGCGCGGGGCTCCTACTCGTACGTGGCGGCCGGTTCCTCTGGTAACGACTATGACCTCATGGCCCAGCCCATCACCCCTGGCCCCGCCATCCCCGGAGCGTCACAG CCTGTCCCTCGTCTGTTCTTTGCTGGGGAGCACACTATCCGGAATTACCCGGCCACGGTGCATGGTGCCCTGCTCAGCGGCCTGCGAGAGGCGGGACGCATCGCAGACCAGTTCCTGGGCGCCATGTACACCCTCCCCCGACAGGCCACGCCCACCGCCGCCCTTCAGCCCTCCCCCGGCGTCTAG
- the LOC129812636 gene encoding lysine-specific histone demethylase 1A isoform X3, translating to MLSSKKSDAGSSSSAASTSLAPGGAERSLEAQAPAQVGAPPLAPGAVEIKKKERASPSGEPGGPPQPHLPGPRGVDLDTAEGRRTSRRKRSKQVEYREMDESLANLSEDEYYSEEERNAKAEKERKQVIPPPAPPIEEEVDSEPEEPSGVEGAAFQSRLPHDRMTSQEAACFPDIISGPQHTQKVFLYIRNRTLQLWLDNPKIQLTFEATTQQLEAPYNSDTVLVHRIHSYLERHGLINFGIYKRVKPLPTKKTGKVIIIGGGVSGLAAARQLQSFGMDVTVLEARDRVGGRVATFRKGNYVADLGAMVVTGLGGNPMAVVSKQVNMELAKIKQKCPLYEANGQAGERCTSVPKEKDEMVEQEFNRLLEATSYLSHQLDFNFLNNKPVSLGQALEVVIQLQEKHVKDEQIEHWKKIVKTQEDLKELLNKMVGTKERVKELHQQHKEASEVKPPRDITAEFLVKSKHRDLTALCKEYDELVESQVKVEEKLQELEANPPSDVYLSSRDRQILDWHFANLEFANATPLSTLSLKHWDQDDDFEFTGSHLTVRNGYSCVPVALAEGLDIKLNTAVRQVRYTASGCEVIAVNTRSTTQTFIYKCDAVLCTLPLGVMKQQPPAVQFVPPLPEWKTSAIQRMGFGNLNKVVLCFDRVFWDPSVNLFGHVGSTTASRGELFLFWNLYKAPVLLALMAGEAAGIMENISDDVIVGRCLAILKGIFGSSAVPQPKETVVTRWRADPWARGSYSYVAAGSSGNDYDLMAQPITPGPAIPGASQPVPRLFFAGEHTIRNYPATVHGALLSGLREAGRIADQFLGAMYTLPRQATPTAALQPSPGV from the exons ATGCTGTCGAGTAAGAAGTCAGACGCAGGTTCATCTTCCTCTGCCGCTTCCACCTCCTTGGCGCCAGGGGGAGCTGAGCGGTCCCTTGAGGCCCAGGCCCCGGCCCAGGTGGGGGCCCCTCCCTTGGCCCCAGGCGCCGTGGAGATCAAAAAGAAGGAGCGGGCCTCTCCTAGTGGGGAACCTGGTGGGCCCCCGCAGCCCCACCTCCCTGGCCCCCGGGGGGTGGACCTGGACACGGCCGAGGGTCGCAGGACAAGCCGCCGCAAGCGATCAAAA CAGGTGGAGTACCGCGAGATGGACGAGAGCCTGGCCAATCTGTCTGAGGACGAATACTACTCTGAGGAGGAGCGCAATGCCAAGGCGGAGAAGGAGCGCAAGCAGGTGATCCCGCCACCGGCGCCGCCCATTGAGGAGGAGGTGGACAGCGAGCCTGAGGAGCCCTCTG GCGTGGAGGGAGCTGCGTTCCAGAGCCGGCTGCCCCATGATCGCATGACCTCCCAGGAGGCCGCCTGCTTCCCGGACATCATCAGCGGGCCCCAGCATACGCAGAAAGTGTTCCTGTACATCCGCAACCGCACA CTCCAACTTTGGCTTGATAACCCGAAAATCCAGCTAACCTTCgaagccacaacacaacaactTGAAGCGCCGTACAACAGTGATACTGTGCTAGTGCACAGGATACACAGTTACCTGGAGAGACACGGCCTCATCAACTTTGGCATCTACAAGAGAGTCAAGCCTTTACCAA CAAAGAAGACGGGCAAGGTGATCATCATCGGAGGGGGTGTGTCTGGGCTGGCGGCCGCGCGGCAGTTGCAGAGTTTTGGCATGGATGTGACAGTACTGGAGGCCAGG GACCGTGTTGGGGGGAGAGTGGCCACGTTCCGGAAGGGCAACTATGTTGCTGATCTGGGGGCCATGGTGGTGACCGGACTGG GAGGGAATCCCATGGCGGTGGTCAGCAAGCAGGTTAACATGGAGCTAGCCAAGATCAAACAGAAGTGTCCTCTGTACGAAGCCAACGGTCAAGCT GGTGAACGATGCACAAGT GTACCCAAGGAGAAGGATGAGATGGTGGAGCAGGAGTTCAACCGTCTGCTGGAGGCCACCTCCTACCTCAGCCACCAGCTGGACTTCAACTTCCTCAACAACAAGCCTGTGTCCTTGGGACAGGCCCTGGAGGTGGTCATTCA GTTGCAGGAGAAACATGTGAAAGATGAGCAGATAGAGCACTGGAAGAAGATAGTCAAGACCCAAGAGGATCTCAAGGAGCTGTTGAACAAG aTGGTGGGTACCAAGGAGAGGGTCAAGGAGCTTCATCAGCAGCACAAGGAGGCCAGTGAGGTCAAGCCCCCCAGAGACATCACTGCCGAGTTCCTGGTCAAGAGCAAGCACCGCGACCTCACTGCACTCTGCAAG GAGTATGATGAGTTGGTGGAGTCGCAGGTCAAAGTGGAGGAGAAGCTACAGGAACTGGAGGCCAACCCACCCAG TGACGTGTACTTGTCGTCCCGGGACAGGCAGATACTTGACTGGCACTTTGCCAACTTGGAATTTGCCAATGCCAcgcccctctctactctctcactcAAGCACTGGGACCAG GATGACGACTTTGAGTTCACAGGCAGCCACCTGACAGTGAGGAATGGCTACTCCTGTGTCCCCGTGGCTCTGGCCGAGGGCCTGGACATCAAACTGAACACGGCGGTGCGACAGGTCCGATACACCGCCTCTG GCTGTGAGGTGATTGCGGTGAACACACGCTCCACCACTCAGACGTTCATTTACAAGTGTGACGCGGTTCTGTGCACCCTGCCCCTGGGTGTCATGAAGCAACAGCCCCCCGCCGTACAGTTTGTTCCCCCCCTGCCCGAGTGGAAGACCTCTGCTATCCAGAGGATGGGCTTTGGCAACCTCAACAAG GTGGTGCTGTGCTTTGACCGTGTCTTCTGGGACCCTAGTGTGAACCTGTTTGGCCATGTGGGCAGCACTACAGCCAGCAGGGGAGAACTCTTCCTCTTCTGGAACCTCTACAAAG CCCCCGTACTGCTGGCACTGATGGCAGGAGAGGCGGCTGGCATCATGGAGAACATCAGTGACGATGTCATCGTCGGACGCTGCCTCGCCATCCTCAAAGGCATCTTTGGAAGCAGTGCAGTACCTCAG CCCAAGGAAACGGTGGTGACGCGTTGGCGTGCCGACCCCTGGGCGCGGGGCTCCTACTCGTACGTGGCGGCCGGTTCCTCTGGTAACGACTATGACCTCATGGCCCAGCCCATCACCCCTGGCCCCGCCATCCCCGGAGCGTCACAG CCTGTCCCTCGTCTGTTCTTTGCTGGGGAGCACACTATCCGGAATTACCCGGCCACGGTGCATGGTGCCCTGCTCAGCGGCCTGCGAGAGGCGGGACGCATCGCAGACCAGTTCCTGGGCGCCATGTACACCCTCCCCCGACAGGCCACGCCCACCGCCGCCCTTCAGCCCTCCCCCGGCGTCTAG